One Candidatus Poribacteria bacterium DNA segment encodes these proteins:
- a CDS encoding Gfo/Idh/MocA family oxidoreductase, translating into MTTEKVEQNPTVKNMKTYRVAILGCRSRGTSAAKAYYAHPRTEIVALCDLVQERLETLGNIVNVSTHFTDLDEMIRQTTPDIVAIPTATEAHYPLCMRVLEHGVNIEVEKPLCIDLAQADEVLAKAKEKNARVAVHHQRRTSPSMHAVAKALDEGKIGDLRYIYASGKGYYAGYGLMNIGTHVVNNMLRFGGKCRSVVAQATTGGRALIHDDVLPSPAGMGTVAGEYATATLQFDGNVTGTLIQHRFPKVDTDAYMMELYGTEGRLIWSELKGSWWLPTPHFVPDGIHDQWEALPSIYPEHFDREKGADADDYCFVDEYVNALDEDREHESNGEEGRHVIEILMAIFESAAYGTRVELPQKNREHPLLRWRTEAGLGEIKDMPRDYGNWLSLEDERLYE; encoded by the coding sequence TTGACAACAGAAAAAGTCGAGCAGAACCCAACTGTTAAAAATATGAAGACTTATCGCGTTGCTATATTAGGGTGTCGGAGCCGCGGCACCTCGGCAGCAAAAGCGTATTACGCGCATCCGCGTACCGAAATCGTGGCACTCTGCGATCTCGTCCAAGAGCGGTTAGAGACGCTCGGTAACATCGTCAACGTCTCAACACATTTCACCGATTTAGACGAGATGATTCGGCAGACAACTCCCGATATCGTCGCAATTCCCACAGCAACAGAGGCGCACTATCCGCTCTGCATGCGTGTCCTTGAACACGGCGTGAACATTGAGGTAGAGAAACCGCTCTGTATCGACCTCGCTCAAGCGGACGAGGTGCTGGCGAAAGCGAAAGAGAAAAACGCTCGCGTCGCCGTACATCATCAACGCCGCACGAGTCCATCAATGCATGCAGTCGCGAAAGCCTTAGATGAAGGAAAAATCGGCGACCTACGCTACATCTACGCCAGTGGCAAGGGCTACTACGCAGGTTACGGGTTAATGAACATCGGAACGCACGTCGTCAACAACATGCTCCGTTTCGGTGGAAAGTGCCGAAGCGTCGTAGCACAAGCGACGACAGGTGGACGCGCGCTTATACATGACGACGTACTCCCCTCACCGGCTGGCATGGGCACAGTCGCAGGTGAATACGCCACCGCTACGCTTCAATTCGACGGAAATGTCACCGGCACACTCATTCAGCACAGATTTCCCAAGGTAGATACCGATGCTTACATGATGGAACTCTACGGCACCGAAGGTAGACTCATCTGGTCGGAATTGAAAGGTTCCTGGTGGTTACCTACACCGCATTTCGTTCCCGATGGAATACACGACCAGTGGGAAGCACTCCCATCTATCTATCCAGAACATTTTGACCGGGAAAAGGGCGCAGACGCTGACGATTACTGCTTCGTTGACGAATATGTGAACGCACTCGACGAAGACCGAGAACACGAATCTAACGGCGAAGAGGGTCGCCATGTCATTGAGATTTTGATGGCAATCTTCGAGTCTGCTGCTTACGGTACACGTGTCGAGCTGCCTCAGAAAAACCGCGAGCATCCGTTGCTGCGGTGGCGTACCGAAGCCGGTTTAGGCGAAATCAAGGATATGCCTCGTGATTACGGCAATTGGCTGTCACTGGAAGACGAACGTTTGTATGAATAG